From the Winogradskyella forsetii genome, the window TTTTGTACGTTCCTTCAGTCCGCTTATTTCCGTTTTCATAAAAATCAGTTTCTTTTCCATCACAAACTTTCTCGCATTTCAAATAAGTCCAGCGTTTTGAATGCAATTCGTTTCCGCCTGCAAAAAGAATTTTTGGAATTCTAATGGTATCATTTTTGGTTTTTATTGATGTTGTGTATTGAACAATCCAATCATCAATTTCTTTATAGACTGTTATGTAGTCATAATTCAGTTCCGACATTGAGAAAACTTCAAATTCAGGTTCAATTATTTTATCAGAACAGACATCATAAAATACTAAATTCAGGTTTTCATTTCCGCTGTTTTGGCTAAAACACGAGAAGCTTATAATTAGCAGAAAGATTGATTTTAGTACTGTTTTCATAATTATGCACAACGTTGATGTGTATGGTTAGTTGCGTGGTTAAGCAACTAATTTAGCAAATAAATCACAGATAGAATATTCCGCAGGAATGTTCGTAAGTCGGCAGTGACTTAGCAATTAAATATACACGGTGTTGTAAGCAGTTATTTATTCCGTTTTAAATTCAGGACTTCCAATTTGTCCGAAACAATCAGCAATTGGTTTCTCGTTTGGGTTATTGAAAAATTCATTTGCCGATATCATTGCACATTGGTTACTCCAATTAGTTGTTGGTGTATGTTTCCAACCTTTAAAAATTAAATGATAACTATTAGTGAAATTACGAGTCATTGACTTTGCCCATTTTACTGGTGTCTCGTTATCATATTCTCCACTTATAAATAAAACAGGAATATCGCTTTTTACTTTGTTATTTTCAATTTCCGCTACTTTATTTACACTCCAGATCTCACATATTCTATTGTCGAAAACAGCAGGTGAAAGACCTTTAACTTCTGGATACTTACTGGTCTCGCTATTAATTATCTCTATAGAGTTGAATGGGTTTTCTTCTGCACACCAAACTGACAAGCGCATTCCTAATCCCGCTCCATTTCCCGGTTCCTGAAATAAATTTTTCAGTTTATCCTTTACAGAAGTCAAATCATTGTTCAATAGTTTATTAATCTCAAATGGAACGTTTGGAACACTTCCAGTTGAAGCTGAAGTAAAAACAGTAATCAAATCTTCTCCTTTTAAATAGAAGGTTTCTATTTTATCACTTTTTGGATTTTTAATTTCAACTTTTAGGGGATTAGCAGTCTTTTCTTTCAAATATTCAACAAACCGATTTTTTAAATTGGGATAAGCTGAATTACATTTTTTATCGTTTTCACAATCGGAAAGTAATGTTGTAATTGATTCTAATAGATTCTGCACGCTTTCTTCATCGTAGTTGACTTCCAATGGAAGAGGTGAGTCCATTACAACACTTCTTATTTTATCAGGATAATCTCGCATTAGGACTTGAGCGATTTTGGTGCTGTACGATATGGTCAGTAGATTGTATTCATCTATTTCTAATAAGTTTACCAAGTCATTGATGTCCGATGCTATTTCGTTGGTGTTGTAACCATTTAAATCAATTCCTTGCTTTTCAAGTCGTTCTTTGCAGGATTTTGCCGATTGTTCAAATAGGGCATCATAATTAGCTAAATCAAAATTCGGTTGATTGGATTCATAGATTGCTTGTGACCATTCAGGACAATCCAAATGTGGTTTTGCGTAATAGTTTCCGCGTTGCTCTACAAGAATGAAATCCCTATCATCAAGATATTTGTAATAGTTCATATATTGTGCGGAAGGCATTGTTGTAGAACCTGGACCTCCAACTGTATAGATGATAGGGTCTTTTTTTGGATTTGAGTTTCTGCTTTTAAAGATATAAACAGGAAATTTTATAGTTTTTCCGTTAGGATTACTTCTATTTTCAAGTACTTCTAAATAACCAAAAGTAAATTCTTGTCCATCAGGAATTTTATGTGTTGTTTCTTTAGATTTTGTGAAATTTGGGACGAAACGATTTGTAGTTTGTCCAACACAAGAATTAAAAATAAGGATAAATGATAGTGAGATTAATAATTTTTGCATTGGTCTTCTTTAATTGCTTACAACGTTTTGTGTATGATTAGTTGCGTGGTTCAGCAACTAATTTAGTAAACAAAAACTTGCCAGAGAAAATTCCGAAGGAATTTTCCAGATAAACACTTGCCAAAGCAATTAATTATACACGGTGTTAGCAACTGGCTTTTTATCCGGTTTATATTTCTTTCCAAATGATTTTATAATTCGGAAATTGGCTTTCAAATCGTTGTTTTAATTCCGCTAATTCTTCTGAATCGAGATTCTGATGCTCAATTTCAATTCCGATTAAATGGTCACTTAAACACCAACCTTTGCAAATTAATTTTTGCTCACTTTTGGCTGAATTCAAGGTGATTTCTTGTCCGTGTTCAGTTCCGTAACTCATTAAGTTGACTTTGCTCAATATTTTTTGAATTTTGAGTTTAATCCACTTTTCATTCGGTAAATTAATATTTTCAGGATTTATTTCCTCCGTTTTCAGAAACTTAAAATCCGAGCTTTTAACTGCATTAATAACTTCTGTAGGATATTCTTTCGACCAAGTATAATTTCTGTCGTATGTCATAAATTTATAAAACAGAAAAAATCCTAATATTAATAGGATTGGATAAAATATCAATTTATTTCTTTTCGCTTTGTTCAAAAGTTCGATTTTCAGCTTGTTGCTAACACCCATATAACGTTACTAAAGCCATAAAAGTAACGTTATTTCGCTTAAGTCTACACGTTTGTAGTGTCTATTGATAAGCGAAGTTCGACTTTTTAAAACTGAAAGTCAATACGTAACTTTACGTATTTTTTATATAAACGTATGTGGCTGTTTTTACAACAGATTAAATTGCCAATCGTTAAGCTTCTCATAATGAAACT encodes:
- a CDS encoding alpha/beta fold hydrolase — encoded protein: MQKLLISLSFILIFNSCVGQTTNRFVPNFTKSKETTHKIPDGQEFTFGYLEVLENRSNPNGKTIKFPVYIFKSRNSNPKKDPIIYTVGGPGSTTMPSAQYMNYYKYLDDRDFILVEQRGNYYAKPHLDCPEWSQAIYESNQPNFDLANYDALFEQSAKSCKERLEKQGIDLNGYNTNEIASDINDLVNLLEIDEYNLLTISYSTKIAQVLMRDYPDKIRSVVMDSPLPLEVNYDEESVQNLLESITTLLSDCENDKKCNSAYPNLKNRFVEYLKEKTANPLKVEIKNPKSDKIETFYLKGEDLITVFTSASTGSVPNVPFEINKLLNNDLTSVKDKLKNLFQEPGNGAGLGMRLSVWCAEENPFNSIEIINSETSKYPEVKGLSPAVFDNRICEIWSVNKVAEIENNKVKSDIPVLFISGEYDNETPVKWAKSMTRNFTNSYHLIFKGWKHTPTTNWSNQCAMISANEFFNNPNEKPIADCFGQIGSPEFKTE
- a CDS encoding toxin-antitoxin system YwqK family antitoxin, translated to MKTVLKSIFLLIISFSCFSQNSGNENLNLVFYDVCSDKIIEPEFEVFSMSELNYDYITVYKEIDDWIVQYTTSIKTKNDTIRIPKILFAGGNELHSKRWTYLKCEKVCDGKETDFYENGNKRTEGTYKNGKPIEIKEYRKSGTLRAQYFYENLTLNYNRVDYYDENSDLEEYQIYENKKRKTIIKTFDKNGQLTETETEKKYIERNK